Genomic segment of Thermodesulfovibrionia bacterium:
GTAAAGAATGTGACAGAGCTTCTTAACAATCCTGACATAGCTGCTGCAATGGGAAGCAGAGCCAAAGCTATCGTGGATGAAAATACCGGAGCAGTTGAGAAGGCTATCGAACTTGTAAGGAGATACCTTGGGGCCGCTTAGCGCAATATACAGGGTAATCCTATCCGGCAGAAGTTTCTATTACACTCATATACACAAGCCCGGCAGGCTTCCGTCCAAAGTAATAAGTATCGGCAACATCACCCTCGGCGGAACCGGAAAGACTCCTGCGGTGATAGCTGTAGCCGAACACGCAAAAGCGCTCGGCCTTAGCCCTTGCATCCTCACACGGGGATATAAAGGGAAAGTAAAAGGGCCGTGCTTTGTGAGCAAACGCAACCGTATCCTGCTTAATGCAGAGGAAGCCGGCGATGAAGCCTTTCTCATGGCAGAAAAGTTAAGCGGCATTCCGGTGGTCATAGGTAAAGACAGATACCTTGCCGGAAGATTCGCGTTGAATAAACACAATAATAAGAGGGAAGAAGCAGAATGCTGCAACCTCTTCATCCTTGACGACGGCTTTCAGCATATCGCGCTTCACAGAGATGTTGATGTGCTTCTCATAGACGCGACAAACCCTTTCAGTAACGAGAGGCTCTTCCCAGAGGGAAGATTGAGAGAACCGCTTAAGGCTATCAGCAGGGCTCACATTATAGTGCTCACAAAATCGGACACAGCTGAAAAAGCATCTATAGATTACGCAATGAGAATTATCAAAAGACACAATCCAAACGCTCTTATCTATACCGCAAGCCACAAACCAACATCCCTTGTTAACATTTCAGGCGATGCAGAGGACATTGAGACTCTCCAAAATAAAAAGGTTTATGTATTCACCGGCATAGCCAATCCCTCATATTTCAAATCTATTCTTACATCAAAAGGCGCCACGGTAGCCCGGTTCAAAAAGTTCAGAGACCACCACAAATACAGCCAGCGCGAGATAGATAAGATAATAAGAAGCGCCGACGGGATGGAGATAATCACTACCGAGAAGGACCTAGTCAAATTAAAGGGCATGAAGAACACCGAAGACATCCGCGCATTAAAGATCGAGTTTTTAATAGATGAAGAGTTTTATACAAAGCTGTTTGAGAAAGTTCAGGCTTCCGAAAATAAATAAAAGTCATGCTAAAAACCATCAACATAAACACAACTTCAAGATGCGAGTTTATTGACATCACTGAGAAAGTAAAAGATGCCCTATCTGAGTCAGGGATAAAGAGCGGCGTATGTTATGTCTATGTCCCGCACACAACTGCGGGAGTTATGATAAATGAGGGCGCTGACCCTTCGGTGCAGAGAGATATTGAGAAGACATTTTCAAGACTGATCCCTCATCAGGGCGACTACAGGCATGATGAAGGCAACTCCGACGCCCATATCAAATCAGTAATCACAGGCGCGTCTCAATCCGTGATCATTGATAATGGCAAGCTTGTTTTGGGCACATGGCAGTCTATCTTCTTCTGCGAGTTTGACGGGCCGAGAAATAGAAAGGTGCTGGTAAAGACAACTTCAGGATGACACTTTACTGTCTGTAACAATATAGGCTTCAACCCTGTTCTTTCCATTCTTTTTTGCAAGATACATCGCTGTGTCAGCAAACTTTACTATATCTTCATCATCATCTAAATCTTTAAGCTGGCCGGAAGTTAAGCTGGTCACGCCAAGGCTTATGGTAACCTTAATCTCCTTTTCGCTGCCGACATCTATTCTCAGGTCCTCTATCGCTTTTCTCATCCTCTCTGCAAATATTCGAATACCTTCAGGATCAAGTTCAGGAGACAGGATTACTATCTCTTCTCCGCCGTAACGCGCCAATATATCTACCTCACGGCAATTATTCCTTATCGTCTCTGCAACTTCTTTGAGTACAATATCACCGGCATAGTGCCCGAAATTGTCATTAATACTCTTGAATTCGTCTATGTCTATCATGATACATCCGAGCGGCCGTTTAAACCTTACAGCCCTCCTTATCTCATCCCCCAGATGCTGAAACAGATATCTCCTGTTATAGAGCCTGGTCAATTCGTCGGTAATTGCCATCTCCCTTATTTTGCTTTGAGCAAGACTGTTCTTCTTCATAAGCTCATAGACAAGAAACCGGATGATGCCGAGAAGAATGGCGGATATGAGAAGGCCGAGCGCAATGATAATGTAGTTGTTATATCTGAGCATCTTCTCGGTGTCATCTATATTATAGAGGACGCTGATGCCGCCCCTAACATCGCCGAATTTATAGCCCTGGTCAGAATGGCACTCAAGGCAGCTCTCCTCAACATAGAGCGGCGCCATGTACCTGTAATAGTGTTTACCGTCAATAACTTCCTTTTTGTATACCTCATCCAGTCCATTAGAAAATAGCGTTAACGCCTCCTTCTCAAACTCATTAGGTTTATTCTCCGGGTTCAGAGGGATCAGGCTTGTTATATGGAAGGTAGCCATCCCGTATTTGGCGGATATTTCTGATATCTCTCTCGTCATGAGAGCAGGATTTTTTTTGGTGAAGACCTTTCCGTCAGTAGTCGTTATATCAGGGTTCTGAAGATAAGGGTTTGACATAACACCCTCTTTCTTCTCAACATAGACTCCGCCGTAACCGGCGTTCCACCTTCTTGTAAGAAGGATATTGTTAAAAGTGGTTCTCGAGCTCGCCTTGAGTTCCTCATCAATAAGTTCATTGTTCCTTATATAAAGCCCGGTGAAGATGCCGGATATTATCAGGATAATTACAATGGTTATATTTATCAGGAATACCCTGTAAGCCTTATCTGAAAATGATTTTTTATCCTTATTATTTTCTTCCATTATTTATATTTTACAAGCTTTTATTTTATTTAACATAGTGATCGGATATTATCTTCCATATAACAGGCAAAATCTTTATAATAGAACAATCAGACTTCAGGAGGATCAATTGAGCAATAAAGTGGATATATGCGCTGTATGCGCATGGAGGGCGGACTGCAATAAAAAGTTTTCCATCAGCGGGAAAGATTTCAGGTGTGCTGATTTCAGCAGGGATATATCTATAAAGGAAGCCCCGTCTGAAGATCAGGAAAACGATTCAGATTCAAAATAAGCAACAGCCTATTCAAAAGATTCAGATGGTTCGGATTCGGCCTGCGCCTCTACAGTTACCTTTTCACCTTCATCATCTGAAGCAACTGGCATAGATTCTGACTCATCAGCCTCAATGCCTTCCTCGCTTTCGTGTGAAAAACCTGAACCTTCATCCGGGTCTTCGTGGAAAGGCAGCATCAATCCCTCTGTATCCTCAAAATCCTTGAGCATAGGAAGTTCAGACAGATCCTTAAGACCGAAATACTGGAGGAACTCTTTGGTGGTAGCATACATGAGGGGCCTGCCAGGCACCTCTTTTCTGCCGAGTATCTTGACAAGCCTCCTCTCAAGAAGGGTCTTTATCACACCATCGGAATTCACTCCTCTGACAGCCTCTATCTCAGACTTTATGATGGGTTGCTTATATGCGATTATGGAAAGCGTTTCCAGCGACTGCTGCGAGAGTTTTGTCGGTATGGCAGTGGCGATAAGTTTTTTGACCCAGGGAGCTGAAGCAGGATTCGTCACCATCTGGACGCCTTCAGCCACCTCAACAATAAGGAGGCCGGAGTTTCTTAAAGAATATTCACTGATAAGCTCTCTGACAACCCCTTCAATCTCTTCTTTGTTTATATCAAGAATCTTTTTGAGGGTTTCAATCGTAAGGGGCTCACCTGCTATAAACAGAAGCGACTCAAGAACCGATTTAATCTCTTTATCATCCATAAGCTGACTAAGATGCCCTTTTCAGATGCCTTCCGAGCGGATGATCTTTAAGGACATGCGAATCCTCGCCATTGGTTAACACCTCAAATATATTATTAAGCGAGTCCTCTTTGAATTTATAGATGTCAGCAACGGGTATCTCATTAGGGAAACGATTGTTAATAAACTTTGACACATGTTTGCAATTTGGGAATCTCGAAATAAAAAGAAAACCCTTGAATATCTTTTTGTTGGTCTTGAATGAGAACAATACCCTTTCAAGCATCTCC
This window contains:
- the scpB gene encoding SMC-Scp complex subunit ScpB, coding for MDDKEIKSVLESLLFIAGEPLTIETLKKILDINKEEIEGVVRELISEYSLRNSGLLIVEVAEGVQMVTNPASAPWVKKLIATAIPTKLSQQSLETLSIIAYKQPIIKSEIEAVRGVNSDGVIKTLLERRLVKILGRKEVPGRPLMYATTKEFLQYFGLKDLSELPMLKDFEDTEGLMLPFHEDPDEGSGFSHESEEGIEADESESMPVASDDEGEKVTVEAQAESEPSESFE
- a CDS encoding diguanylate cyclase, translating into MEENNKDKKSFSDKAYRVFLINITIVIILIISGIFTGLYIRNNELIDEELKASSRTTFNNILLTRRWNAGYGGVYVEKKEGVMSNPYLQNPDITTTDGKVFTKKNPALMTREISEISAKYGMATFHITSLIPLNPENKPNEFEKEALTLFSNGLDEVYKKEVIDGKHYYRYMAPLYVEESCLECHSDQGYKFGDVRGGISVLYNIDDTEKMLRYNNYIIIALGLLISAILLGIIRFLVYELMKKNSLAQSKIREMAITDELTRLYNRRYLFQHLGDEIRRAVRFKRPLGCIMIDIDEFKSINDNFGHYAGDIVLKEVAETIRNNCREVDILARYGGEEIVILSPELDPEGIRIFAERMRKAIEDLRIDVGSEKEIKVTISLGVTSLTSGQLKDLDDDEDIVKFADTAMYLAKKNGKNRVEAYIVTDSKVSS
- the lpxK gene encoding tetraacyldisaccharide 4'-kinase, which translates into the protein MGPLSAIYRVILSGRSFYYTHIHKPGRLPSKVISIGNITLGGTGKTPAVIAVAEHAKALGLSPCILTRGYKGKVKGPCFVSKRNRILLNAEEAGDEAFLMAEKLSGIPVVIGKDRYLAGRFALNKHNNKREEAECCNLFILDDGFQHIALHRDVDVLLIDATNPFSNERLFPEGRLREPLKAISRAHIIVLTKSDTAEKASIDYAMRIIKRHNPNALIYTASHKPTSLVNISGDAEDIETLQNKKVYVFTGIANPSYFKSILTSKGATVARFKKFRDHHKYSQREIDKIIRSADGMEIITTEKDLVKLKGMKNTEDIRALKIEFLIDEEFYTKLFEKVQASENK
- a CDS encoding secondary thiamine-phosphate synthase enzyme YjbQ — encoded protein: MLKTININTTSRCEFIDITEKVKDALSESGIKSGVCYVYVPHTTAGVMINEGADPSVQRDIEKTFSRLIPHQGDYRHDEGNSDAHIKSVITGASQSVIIDNGKLVLGTWQSIFFCEFDGPRNRKVLVKTTSG